The following proteins are encoded in a genomic region of Myxococcota bacterium:
- a CDS encoding class I adenylate-forming enzyme family protein: protein MKTLAQTVRDHAAARPEAVAFHGDGCAMSWREYDARSTRLAGALASLGLARGERVAVVLPDGPGVHAAYLAVEKAGLVTMGIGPRAGRAELLHLLRRSGARALVSRARYRDLDMADFAAGARDAALPLAHHVVAEGELETDAPLRVDGAERAGAAAPPADAARRVDEVFLLNSTSGTTGMPKCVAHDQARWIHFHALAAAAADMTEDDVFMSVIPAPFGFGLWTAHFTPALLGAPCVVMPRFTAEAAIAAIERHRVSVLAAVSTQFVMMLGSDALERHDLRSLRALFTGGEAVPYERASQFEDRTGARVLQFYGSNETGALSNTTLRDPREKRLRTAGRPIPSMHVRLVDDEGRDTTATGEGQPACRGPLLSRGYWNDDEANAALYTPDGWMRTGDVARLDADGYLAIVGRSGDFIIRGGKNVSAPAVEQLVATHPAVQLAAAVAMPDPVFGEKVCVYVELAPGASLALPELVAHLRARDVSSESLPERLIVLDEIPRSSGGKVAKGALRDDVRARLAAEGIGGR, encoded by the coding sequence GTGAAGACGCTCGCCCAGACCGTTCGCGACCACGCCGCCGCCCGTCCCGAGGCGGTCGCCTTCCACGGCGACGGCTGCGCGATGTCGTGGCGCGAGTACGACGCGCGCTCGACGCGGCTCGCCGGCGCGCTCGCTTCGCTCGGGCTCGCCCGCGGCGAGCGCGTCGCGGTCGTGCTGCCCGACGGGCCGGGCGTGCACGCGGCGTACCTCGCCGTCGAGAAGGCCGGACTCGTGACGATGGGCATCGGCCCGCGCGCGGGCCGCGCCGAGCTCCTCCACCTGCTGCGCCGCAGCGGCGCGCGCGCGCTCGTGAGCCGCGCGCGCTATCGCGACCTCGACATGGCCGACTTCGCGGCCGGCGCGCGCGACGCGGCGCTCCCGCTCGCGCATCACGTCGTCGCGGAGGGCGAGCTCGAGACCGATGCGCCGCTGCGCGTCGACGGCGCGGAGCGCGCCGGCGCCGCGGCACCGCCCGCGGACGCGGCGCGTCGCGTCGACGAGGTCTTCCTGCTCAACTCGACCTCCGGCACCACCGGCATGCCGAAGTGCGTGGCGCACGACCAGGCGCGCTGGATCCACTTCCACGCGCTCGCCGCCGCCGCCGCCGACATGACCGAGGACGACGTCTTCATGAGCGTCATTCCCGCGCCCTTCGGCTTCGGCCTGTGGACGGCGCACTTCACGCCGGCGCTGCTCGGCGCGCCCTGCGTCGTGATGCCGCGCTTCACGGCCGAAGCGGCGATCGCCGCGATCGAGCGTCACCGCGTCAGCGTGCTCGCCGCCGTCAGCACGCAGTTCGTGATGATGCTCGGGAGCGACGCGCTCGAGCGGCACGACCTGCGCTCGCTGCGCGCGCTCTTCACGGGCGGCGAGGCCGTGCCGTACGAGCGCGCGAGCCAGTTCGAGGACCGCACGGGCGCGCGCGTGCTCCAGTTCTACGGCTCGAACGAGACGGGGGCGCTCTCGAACACGACGCTGCGCGACCCGCGCGAGAAGCGCCTGCGCACGGCCGGCCGCCCGATCCCCTCGATGCACGTGCGGCTCGTCGACGACGAGGGTCGCGACACGACCGCGACCGGCGAGGGCCAGCCGGCGTGCCGGGGCCCGCTGCTGTCGCGCGGCTACTGGAACGACGACGAGGCGAACGCCGCGCTCTACACGCCGGACGGCTGGATGCGCACGGGCGACGTCGCGCGCCTCGACGCCGACGGCTACCTCGCGATCGTCGGCCGCTCGGGCGACTTCATCATCCGCGGCGGGAAGAACGTGAGCGCGCCCGCCGTCGAGCAGCTCGTGGCGACGCATCCGGCCGTGCAGCTCGCGGCCGCAGTGGCGATGCCCGACCCCGTCTTCGGCGAGAAGGTCTGCGTCTACGTCGAGCTCGCGCCGGGCGCCTCGCTCGCGCTGCCCGAGCTGGTCGCCCACCTGCGCGCGCGCGACGTCTCGAGCGAGAGCCTCCCCGAGCGCCTGATCGTCCTCGACGAAATCCCGCGCTCCTCGGGCGGGAAGGTCGCGAAGGGCGCGCTGCGCGACGACGTGCGCGCGCGGCTCGCCGCCGAGGGCATCGGCGGACGTTAG
- a CDS encoding nuclear transport factor 2 family protein encodes MGRWSRQELEEAFDNYQAMALKAGTSGDWRCWADLFTEDATYVEHLFGTFGGREAIYNWIQKTMSTAPNDEMKFFPIDWYVIDEERGWIVCKVWNRFMDPGDGSVHQEYNVTILKYAGNGRFSYEEDVYNPAHFGKMVKGYIDRRDELAAKKQKGAASR; translated from the coding sequence ATGGGTCGCTGGAGTCGCCAGGAGCTCGAGGAAGCGTTCGACAACTATCAAGCGATGGCGCTCAAGGCCGGCACGTCCGGCGACTGGCGCTGCTGGGCCGATCTCTTCACCGAGGATGCGACCTACGTCGAGCACCTCTTCGGCACGTTCGGCGGACGCGAGGCGATCTACAACTGGATCCAGAAGACGATGTCGACCGCGCCGAACGACGAGATGAAGTTCTTCCCGATCGACTGGTACGTGATCGACGAGGAGCGCGGCTGGATCGTCTGCAAGGTGTGGAACCGCTTCATGGACCCGGGCGACGGCAGCGTCCACCAGGAGTACAACGTCACGATCCTCAAGTACGCGGGCAACGGCCGCTTCTCGTACGAGGAGGACGTCTACAACCCCGCGCACTTCGGCAAGATGGTGAAGGGCTACATCGACCGCCGCGACGAGCTCGCCGCGAAGAAGCAGAAGGGTGCCGCGTCGCGATGA
- a CDS encoding NAD-dependent epimerase/dehydratase family protein — translation MKVLVMGGTSFNGLALVRELAKTGHDVTICNRGKTDAALPRGVARVACDRTDAAAVRAALGGREFDAVFDISAYTPADVELMVELFRGRTGHYLFASSTVIYAPTNLLPITEGHPLDRGPRQNGYGANKILCEEILLREWRERAFPCSIVAFSMVFGPNNIIPDREQRMFARMLQGRKVLIPGDGTTLGMVGHVDDQARAMRMMMQNPRTFGRRYNLTGDDYYSDEGYVDTIAEVTGRGASNVEKVFVPPALMDRLWSGEVAVGGRGSGTTSTVRASFDARSQQLFKLQGLVQRLAPNLHHWNRSVLFSVERLKQDTGWRPEYTFASAVEHTWEWFVREGLDRTREFDFSFEDEILALVER, via the coding sequence ATGAAGGTCCTCGTGATGGGCGGCACGAGCTTCAACGGGCTCGCGCTCGTGCGCGAGCTCGCGAAGACGGGCCACGACGTCACGATCTGCAACCGCGGGAAGACCGACGCCGCGCTCCCGCGCGGCGTCGCGCGCGTCGCCTGCGACCGCACGGACGCGGCCGCCGTGCGCGCGGCGCTCGGGGGCCGCGAGTTCGACGCCGTCTTCGACATCAGCGCCTACACGCCGGCGGACGTCGAGCTCATGGTCGAGCTCTTCCGCGGGCGCACCGGGCACTACCTGTTCGCGAGCTCGACCGTCATCTACGCGCCGACGAACCTGCTGCCGATCACGGAGGGCCACCCGCTCGACCGCGGGCCGCGCCAGAACGGCTACGGCGCCAACAAGATCCTGTGCGAGGAGATCCTGCTGCGCGAGTGGCGCGAGCGCGCCTTCCCGTGCTCGATCGTCGCGTTCTCGATGGTCTTCGGGCCGAACAACATCATCCCCGACCGCGAGCAGCGCATGTTCGCGCGCATGCTGCAGGGACGGAAGGTGCTGATCCCGGGCGACGGGACGACGCTCGGGATGGTCGGCCACGTCGACGACCAGGCGCGCGCGATGCGGATGATGATGCAGAACCCGAGGACGTTCGGGCGCCGCTACAACCTGACGGGCGACGACTACTACAGCGACGAGGGCTACGTCGACACCATCGCCGAGGTCACCGGCCGGGGCGCTTCGAACGTCGAGAAGGTCTTCGTCCCGCCGGCGCTGATGGACCGGCTGTGGTCGGGGGAGGTCGCGGTCGGCGGCCGCGGGAGCGGGACGACGAGCACGGTGCGGGCGAGCTTCGATGCGCGCAGCCAGCAGCTCTTCAAGCTGCAGGGCCTCGTGCAGCGCCTCGCGCCGAACCTCCACCACTGGAACCGCAGCGTGCTCTTCAGCGTGGAGCGCCTGAAGCAGGACACGGGCTGGCGCCCCGAGTACACGTTCGCGAGCGCGGTCGAGCACACCTGGGAGTGGTTCGTGCGCGAAGGGCTCGACCGCACGCGCGAGTTCGACTTCTCGTTCGAGGACGAGATCCTGGCGCTCGTCGAGCGCTGA
- a CDS encoding acyl-CoA dehydrogenase family protein, translated as MAWDFETDPEFEETLAWMRAFVRDEIEPIDVISDELDQAQLDVLTAPLKEEVKRRGLWAAHLDKELGGQGLGQVKLALMHEVLGRTLHGPEVFGNQAPDSGNAELLAHGATEAQKDRWLWPLLDGKLRSSFSMTEAHVAGSDPTGIRTRAVRDGDAWVIDGHKWFASNADIADFTILMAVTDPDAPPHRRASMFVVPKDTPGMRIVRSPGTMSHPDRHPKKGRGGSHCEVYYEGARIPLDHLIGQPGQGFQLAQTRLGGGRIHHAMRLLGQTERAFDMMIERAASRESHGRLLRDHQMVQDAIALSAIGIETQRLLTLKAAWTIDRTGAANSRAEIAMIKYYGAKVALEVIDRSIQIHGSLGYTTDLPLERMYRMARALRIADGADEVHKVTIAKHFLRGVEPVEGWPSEWLPAKREAAVAKFRHLVDLHVENL; from the coding sequence ATGGCCTGGGACTTCGAGACCGACCCCGAGTTCGAGGAGACGCTCGCGTGGATGCGCGCGTTCGTGCGCGACGAGATCGAGCCGATCGACGTGATCTCGGACGAGCTCGATCAGGCGCAGCTCGACGTGCTGACCGCGCCGCTCAAGGAGGAGGTGAAGCGCCGCGGGCTCTGGGCCGCGCACCTCGACAAGGAGCTCGGCGGGCAGGGGCTCGGCCAGGTGAAGCTCGCGCTGATGCACGAGGTCCTCGGGCGCACGCTGCACGGCCCCGAGGTCTTCGGCAACCAGGCGCCCGACTCCGGCAATGCCGAGCTCCTCGCGCACGGCGCGACCGAGGCCCAGAAGGATCGCTGGCTGTGGCCGCTCCTCGACGGGAAGCTGCGCAGCTCGTTCTCGATGACGGAGGCGCACGTCGCGGGCTCGGACCCGACGGGCATCCGCACGCGCGCGGTGCGCGACGGCGACGCCTGGGTGATCGACGGGCACAAGTGGTTCGCGTCGAACGCGGACATCGCGGACTTCACCATCCTGATGGCGGTGACCGACCCCGACGCGCCGCCGCACCGGCGCGCGAGCATGTTCGTCGTGCCGAAGGACACGCCGGGCATGCGCATCGTGCGCAGCCCGGGGACGATGTCGCACCCCGACCGCCATCCGAAGAAGGGGCGCGGCGGCAGCCACTGCGAGGTGTACTACGAGGGCGCGCGCATCCCGCTCGACCACCTGATCGGGCAGCCGGGGCAGGGCTTCCAGCTCGCGCAGACGCGGCTCGGCGGCGGTCGCATCCACCACGCGATGCGCCTGCTCGGCCAGACCGAGCGCGCCTTCGACATGATGATCGAGCGCGCGGCGTCGCGGGAGTCGCACGGGCGGCTGCTGCGCGACCACCAGATGGTGCAGGACGCGATCGCGCTCTCCGCGATCGGCATCGAGACGCAGCGCCTGCTCACGCTCAAGGCGGCCTGGACGATCGACCGCACCGGCGCCGCGAACTCGCGCGCCGAGATCGCGATGATCAAGTACTACGGCGCGAAGGTGGCGCTCGAGGTGATCGACCGCTCCATCCAGATCCACGGCTCGCTCGGCTACACGACCGACCTGCCGCTCGAGCGCATGTACCGCATGGCGCGCGCGCTGCGCATCGCGGACGGCGCCGACGAGGTGCACAAGGTGACGATCGCCAAGCACTTCCTGCGCGGCGTCGAGCCGGTCGAGGGCTGGCCGAGCGAGTGGCTCCCGGCGAAGCGCGAGGCCGCGGTGGCGAAGTTCCGCCACCTCGTCGACCTGCACGTCGAGAACCTGTGA
- a CDS encoding SDR family oxidoreductase yields the protein MSCFRPDVLAGRVALVTGGGTGIGFEIARCLGEHGAKVAIASRRREVIDAAARALESEGIACLGLTCDVREPAQVEAVVAGVLERWGRLDVVVNNAAGNFPAPMSGISYNGFKAVVGIDLLGTYNVSKAAYHAWLAAHGGCIVNISAPFDHQGVALQAHVAAAKMGVDALTRTQAVEWGPKGIRANAVAPGPIADTEGMARVSAALGGEARGARPPTPVGRLGTGRDVANAVLWLASDAASFVSGQVFSVCGASSVDGLKTALPD from the coding sequence GTGAGCTGCTTCCGACCGGACGTGCTCGCGGGACGCGTCGCGCTCGTGACGGGCGGCGGCACGGGCATCGGCTTCGAGATCGCGCGCTGCCTCGGCGAGCACGGCGCGAAGGTCGCGATCGCGAGCCGCCGCCGCGAGGTGATCGACGCCGCGGCGCGCGCGCTCGAGAGCGAGGGCATCGCGTGCCTCGGGCTCACCTGCGACGTGCGCGAGCCCGCGCAGGTCGAGGCCGTCGTCGCCGGCGTGCTCGAGCGCTGGGGTCGCCTCGACGTCGTCGTCAACAACGCGGCCGGCAACTTCCCGGCGCCGATGAGCGGCATCTCGTACAACGGCTTCAAGGCGGTCGTCGGGATCGACCTGCTCGGCACCTACAACGTCTCGAAGGCGGCCTATCACGCGTGGCTCGCCGCGCACGGCGGCTGCATCGTGAACATCTCGGCGCCGTTCGACCACCAGGGCGTCGCGCTCCAGGCGCACGTCGCCGCCGCGAAGATGGGCGTCGACGCGCTGACCCGGACGCAGGCCGTCGAGTGGGGCCCGAAGGGCATCCGCGCCAACGCCGTGGCCCCGGGGCCGATCGCGGACACCGAGGGCATGGCGCGCGTCTCGGCCGCGCTCGGCGGCGAGGCGCGGGGCGCGCGCCCGCCGACGCCGGTCGGCCGCCTCGGCACGGGCCGCGACGTCGCGAACGCGGTGCTCTGGCTCGCGAGCGACGCGGCGAGCTTCGTGAGCGGCCAGGTCTTCAGCGTGTGCGGGGCGTCGTCGGTCGACGGCCTCAAGACCGCGCTGCCCGACTAG
- a CDS encoding LLM class flavin-dependent oxidoreductase: MPAPAMIRFDFRVPAFATTPRKAIYDASLEMARFADERGFQAVILSEHHCVDDGYLPSPLVMAAAVAARTQRIAITVSALLAPLHDPVRLAEDVAVLDILSGGRFSFTAGLGYRPVEYHATSREFARRGRILDELLETLLAAWTGEPFTYRGETIRVTPKPISKPHPFVIVGGSTPAAAKRAARFGLPFGPPIHDEALNAVYREECARLGVARPVLIDPVEPWMLFVAKDPDAAWAAIGEHWLHDARTYASWQRPEQRSYQHSGATTVADLRAEGKYRVWTPEQCIAYAREPGAAFRHFPLGGGIPPELGWQSLELFANEVMPAIAAQEGRA; encoded by the coding sequence ATGCCCGCGCCCGCGATGATCCGCTTCGACTTCCGCGTGCCCGCGTTCGCGACGACGCCGCGCAAGGCGATCTACGACGCGAGCCTCGAGATGGCGCGCTTCGCCGACGAGCGCGGCTTCCAGGCCGTCATCCTCTCCGAGCACCACTGCGTCGACGACGGCTATCTGCCGTCGCCGCTCGTCATGGCCGCGGCCGTCGCCGCGCGCACGCAGCGCATCGCGATCACCGTGTCGGCGCTGCTCGCGCCGCTGCACGACCCGGTGCGCCTCGCCGAGGACGTCGCCGTGCTCGACATCCTGAGCGGCGGGCGCTTCTCGTTCACGGCCGGCCTCGGCTACCGGCCGGTCGAGTACCACGCGACGAGTCGCGAGTTCGCGCGGCGCGGCCGGATCCTCGACGAGCTGCTCGAGACGCTGCTCGCGGCCTGGACGGGCGAGCCGTTCACCTACCGCGGCGAGACGATCCGCGTCACGCCGAAGCCGATCTCGAAGCCGCACCCGTTCGTGATCGTCGGCGGCTCGACGCCCGCCGCCGCGAAGCGCGCCGCGCGCTTCGGCCTGCCGTTCGGCCCGCCCATCCACGACGAGGCGCTGAACGCGGTCTACCGCGAGGAGTGCGCGCGCCTCGGCGTCGCGCGCCCCGTCCTGATCGACCCGGTCGAGCCGTGGATGCTCTTCGTCGCGAAGGACCCGGACGCCGCGTGGGCGGCGATCGGCGAGCACTGGCTGCACGACGCGCGGACCTACGCGAGCTGGCAGCGCCCCGAGCAGCGGTCCTACCAGCACAGCGGCGCGACGACGGTGGCCGACCTCCGCGCCGAGGGGAAGTACCGCGTGTGGACGCCCGAGCAGTGCATCGCGTACGCGCGCGAGCCGGGCGCCGCGTTCCGCCACTTCCCGCTCGGCGGCGGCATCCCGCCCGAGCTCGGATGGCAGAGCCTCGAGCTCTTCGCGAACGAGGTGATGCCGGCCATCGCCGCGCAGGAGGGACGCGCGTGA
- a CDS encoding TIGR03617 family F420-dependent LLM class oxidoreductase: MKVEAAMMADDFRELPAVARRMEQQGIDCAISFEGPHDPFFPVLRAAERTEHLQFATGVAIAFARNPMLCAQIAYDLQVYTRGRFILGLGSQIRPHIEKRFSMPWSKPAARMREFVQAIRAIWHTWETNDRLDFRGEFYTHTLMTPVFNPGPNPEGPPRIFTAGVGPRMIEVAGEVADGLYVHPLNTPSFLAEVVHPALARGFAKSDRKRTDFEVSCQTIVMLGANDEQLERARGKAKGQISFYGSTPAYNVVLEHNGWGDVHQELNRLSKQGKWFEMMALVTDDMIDAIGVCGTPAEVGAKLRERNGPYADRTMLTMYDETGDPDAVADLVRAIKAG; encoded by the coding sequence ATGAAGGTCGAGGCCGCGATGATGGCGGACGACTTCCGGGAGCTCCCGGCGGTCGCACGAAGAATGGAGCAGCAGGGAATCGACTGCGCGATCTCGTTCGAGGGCCCGCACGACCCGTTCTTCCCCGTCCTGCGCGCGGCGGAGCGCACCGAGCACCTGCAGTTCGCGACCGGCGTCGCGATCGCGTTCGCCCGCAACCCGATGCTGTGCGCGCAGATCGCGTACGACCTCCAGGTCTACACGCGAGGGCGCTTCATCCTCGGGCTCGGCTCGCAGATCCGGCCCCACATCGAGAAGCGCTTCAGCATGCCGTGGTCGAAGCCGGCGGCGCGCATGCGCGAGTTCGTGCAGGCGATCCGCGCCATCTGGCACACGTGGGAGACGAACGACCGGCTCGATTTCCGCGGCGAGTTCTACACGCACACGCTGATGACGCCCGTCTTCAACCCCGGCCCCAATCCCGAAGGCCCGCCGCGCATCTTCACGGCCGGCGTCGGCCCGCGCATGATCGAGGTGGCGGGCGAGGTGGCCGACGGCCTCTACGTGCACCCGCTCAACACGCCCTCCTTCCTCGCCGAGGTCGTGCACCCCGCGCTCGCGCGCGGCTTCGCGAAGAGCGACCGCAAGCGCACGGACTTCGAGGTCTCGTGCCAGACGATCGTGATGCTCGGCGCGAACGACGAGCAGCTCGAGCGCGCGCGCGGCAAGGCCAAGGGACAGATCTCGTTCTACGGCTCGACGCCCGCCTACAACGTCGTGCTCGAGCACAACGGCTGGGGCGACGTCCACCAGGAGCTGAACCGCCTCTCGAAGCAGGGCAAGTGGTTCGAGATGATGGCGCTCGTGACGGACGACATGATCGACGCGATCGGCGTGTGCGGGACGCCGGCCGAGGTCGGCGCGAAGCTGCGCGAGCGCAACGGCCCCTACGCCGACCGCACGATGCTCACGATGTACGACGAGACGGGCGACCCGGACGCGGTCGCCGACCTCGTGCGCGCGATCAAGGCGGGCTGA
- a CDS encoding aldehyde dehydrogenase family protein, with amino-acid sequence MPDFSQPETRLFIDGDFRAARSGRSFDNVDPATEEAFGTCADAGPEDMREAIDAAQRAFDATAWASDVALRKRVLTQLREGLEKEKEHLRLQTVREVGSPIQLTYGPQMQSVLDDMQWVIDLLDRYAFEHEIGVHEFFGMKSQRIVRREPVGVVAAISPWNFPIQVTWAKTMPALAAGNTVVLKPAPDTPYHATFLARVAAEYTDMPKGVLNVVTAHDPAEVGEVLTTDPRVGLVSFTGSTAVGRRIMANASATLKKVFLELGGKSANIVLDDADFGAVLPSAAMTCMHGGQGCAITTRLLLPRARYDEGLAIVKAAFEAVKYGDPMDPQNIQGPQVSRRQQERVLDYVRKGVEEGARLVVGGKRPAHLPKGFYVEPTLFADVDNAMTIAQEEIFGPVLVAIPYEDDDDAVRIANDSIYGLSGAVLSASQERAMAVARRLRTGTVGVNGGMWFGPDSPFGGYKQSGIGREMGVQGFEEYLETKTIGVRV; translated from the coding sequence GTGCCCGACTTCAGCCAGCCCGAGACGCGACTCTTCATCGACGGCGACTTCCGCGCCGCGCGCTCCGGTCGCAGCTTCGACAACGTCGACCCCGCGACGGAGGAGGCCTTCGGCACCTGCGCGGACGCCGGGCCCGAGGACATGCGCGAGGCGATCGACGCCGCGCAGCGCGCGTTCGACGCGACGGCGTGGGCGAGCGACGTCGCGCTGCGCAAGCGCGTGCTGACGCAGCTGCGCGAGGGGCTCGAGAAGGAGAAGGAGCACCTGCGGCTGCAGACGGTGCGCGAGGTCGGCAGCCCGATCCAGCTCACCTACGGGCCGCAGATGCAGTCGGTCCTCGACGACATGCAGTGGGTGATCGACCTGCTCGACCGCTACGCGTTCGAGCACGAGATCGGCGTCCACGAGTTCTTCGGCATGAAGAGCCAGCGCATCGTGCGGCGCGAGCCCGTCGGCGTCGTCGCGGCGATCAGCCCGTGGAACTTCCCGATCCAGGTGACGTGGGCGAAGACGATGCCCGCGCTCGCGGCGGGCAACACCGTCGTGCTCAAGCCCGCTCCCGACACGCCCTACCACGCGACCTTCCTCGCGCGCGTCGCGGCCGAGTACACGGACATGCCGAAGGGCGTGCTCAACGTCGTGACGGCGCACGACCCGGCCGAGGTCGGCGAGGTGCTGACGACCGACCCGCGCGTCGGCCTCGTCTCGTTCACCGGCTCGACGGCGGTCGGACGCCGCATCATGGCGAACGCCTCCGCGACGCTGAAGAAGGTCTTCCTCGAGCTCGGCGGGAAGTCGGCGAACATCGTGCTCGACGACGCCGACTTCGGCGCCGTGCTCCCGTCGGCGGCGATGACGTGCATGCACGGCGGGCAGGGCTGCGCGATCACGACGCGCCTCCTGCTCCCGCGCGCGCGCTACGACGAGGGCCTCGCGATCGTGAAGGCGGCCTTCGAGGCCGTGAAGTACGGCGACCCGATGGACCCGCAGAACATCCAGGGGCCGCAGGTGAGCCGCCGGCAGCAGGAGCGCGTGCTCGACTACGTGCGCAAGGGCGTCGAGGAGGGCGCGCGGCTCGTCGTCGGCGGCAAGCGGCCCGCGCACCTGCCGAAGGGCTTCTACGTCGAGCCGACGCTCTTCGCCGACGTCGACAACGCGATGACCATCGCGCAGGAGGAGATCTTCGGGCCGGTGCTCGTCGCGATCCCGTACGAGGACGACGACGACGCCGTGCGCATCGCGAACGACTCGATCTACGGCCTCTCGGGCGCCGTGCTGTCGGCCTCGCAGGAGCGCGCGATGGCGGTCGCACGCAGGCTCCGCACCGGGACGGTGGGCGTGAACGGCGGGATGTGGTTCGGCCCCGACTCGCCCTTCGGCGGCTACAAGCAGAGCGGCATCGGCCGCGAGATGGGCGTGCAGGGCTTCGAGGAGTACCTCGAGACCAAGACGATCGGCGTGCGCGTCTGA
- a CDS encoding DoxX family protein, translating to MAPFLRPFEAQAYAAFRIVTGFLFLWHGAQKLLGFPPGMPDGVPPFILYVAGPIELFGGILVMVGYQTRWAAFLCSGLMAFAYWMAHGTKAVLPIQNGGEPAALYCFAFLFIAARGAGIWSADRGR from the coding sequence ATGGCTCCGTTCCTGAGGCCGTTCGAGGCGCAGGCCTACGCCGCGTTCCGGATCGTGACCGGGTTCCTGTTCCTGTGGCACGGCGCGCAGAAGCTGCTCGGCTTCCCGCCCGGGATGCCCGACGGCGTCCCGCCGTTCATCCTCTACGTGGCCGGCCCGATCGAGCTCTTCGGCGGCATCCTCGTGATGGTCGGATACCAGACGCGCTGGGCGGCCTTCCTGTGCAGCGGGCTCATGGCCTTCGCCTACTGGATGGCGCACGGCACGAAGGCCGTGCTCCCGATCCAGAACGGCGGCGAGCCGGCCGCGCTCTACTGCTTCGCCTTCCTGTTCATCGCGGCCCGCGGCGCCGGCATCTGGAGCGCGGACCGCGGACGCTAG
- a CDS encoding nuclear transport factor 2 family protein, translating to MSGDARDASALLARIEALERRLDEVEGVQAIHRLKARYGEVTDRRYAGDGLVPPERLAPLAREIAQLFTEDAVWDGGPQLGRVVGRAAIEAHFRTSQLHFAWHFFAKPQVQVDGDVGHGTWDILAPCTARNGRAHWMVGVEHDRYRRVDGRWLHAYMKLDLVFMAPFDEGWAKRVKRG from the coding sequence ATGAGCGGCGACGCGCGCGACGCCTCCGCGCTCCTCGCGCGCATCGAAGCGCTCGAGCGCCGACTCGACGAGGTCGAGGGCGTGCAGGCGATCCACCGCCTCAAGGCGCGCTACGGCGAGGTGACCGATCGACGCTATGCCGGCGACGGGCTCGTGCCGCCCGAGCGCCTCGCCCCGCTCGCGCGCGAGATCGCGCAGCTCTTCACCGAGGACGCCGTGTGGGACGGCGGCCCGCAGCTCGGCCGCGTCGTCGGACGCGCCGCGATCGAGGCGCACTTCCGCACCTCGCAGCTCCACTTCGCGTGGCACTTCTTCGCGAAGCCGCAGGTCCAGGTCGACGGCGACGTCGGCCACGGAACGTGGGACATCCTCGCGCCGTGCACGGCGCGCAACGGCCGCGCCCACTGGATGGTCGGCGTCGAGCACGACCGCTACCGGCGCGTCGACGGCCGCTGGCTGCACGCCTACATGAAGCTCGATCTCGTGTTCATGGCGCCCTTCGACGAAGGCTGGGCGAAGCGCGTGAAGCGAGGCTAG
- a CDS encoding EthD domain-containing protein, with translation MLTLRLLLAARDGCDDALVARLAGEARRAAAMLGAGGRALVLARIAPDPFAAQYAAPRAFEAVLAVDAPPGAGADALADVARGADARLGDLVQPDLCGAVVAERRRIVGGEGPMRFVYLMRHKAGSTTAAFQAHWGGPHAEFGRRTEGIAGYDQLHVDPQAARAAARVAGFGVHRIDGIPELHLRSAEEFVRAAVGSETGALAIEDEKGFVDARNSVGFVCRVVGAPVASEGGAR, from the coding sequence ATGCTCACGCTGCGACTGCTGCTCGCCGCGCGCGACGGCTGCGACGACGCGCTCGTCGCGCGGCTCGCCGGCGAGGCGCGCCGCGCCGCCGCGATGCTCGGCGCGGGCGGGCGCGCGCTCGTCCTCGCGCGCATCGCGCCCGACCCGTTCGCCGCGCAGTACGCGGCCCCGCGCGCGTTCGAGGCCGTGCTCGCCGTCGACGCGCCGCCCGGCGCGGGTGCCGACGCGCTCGCGGACGTCGCGCGCGGCGCGGACGCGCGCCTCGGCGACCTCGTGCAGCCCGACCTGTGCGGCGCGGTCGTCGCGGAGCGGCGCCGCATCGTCGGCGGCGAGGGGCCGATGCGCTTCGTGTACCTGATGCGCCACAAGGCGGGCTCGACGACGGCCGCGTTCCAGGCGCACTGGGGCGGGCCGCACGCCGAGTTCGGCCGCCGCACCGAGGGCATCGCGGGCTACGACCAGCTCCACGTCGACCCCCAGGCCGCGCGCGCCGCGGCGCGCGTCGCGGGCTTCGGCGTGCACCGCATCGACGGCATCCCGGAGCTGCACCTGCGCTCGGCCGAGGAGTTCGTGCGCGCGGCCGTCGGGTCGGAGACGGGCGCCCTGGCCATCGAGGACGAGAAGGGATTCGTCGACGCGCGCAACTCGGTCGGGTTCGTGTGCCGGGTGGTCGGCGCGCCCGTCGCGAGCGAAGGCGGCGCGCGATGA